One Acaryochloris marina S15 DNA segment encodes these proteins:
- a CDS encoding succinylglutamate desuccinylase/aspartoacylase family protein has protein sequence MTPITVGGITVAPGTEQRIELPIARLPTQTMLSLPVHVINGHSDGPHLWLSAAIHGDELNGVEIIRQVLEQVKPNKLQGALLAVPIVNIFGFIEQSRYLPDRRDLNRSFPGSAKGSLAGRIAHLFMKEIVSHCSHGIDLHTASNHRVNLPQIRANLDDSETYRCAQAFGAPAIIHANTRDGSLRQAAAKQGISVLLYESGEALRFDQEAIKVGVEGVLQVMSVLKMLDSDSTNTQGTTPQESRDTKWVRASQSGILHLQIELGQAVSKRQKIGYIADALGDTNKRVQSPCDGMVIGFTKNPLVNQGDGIVHIAAGSFRN, from the coding sequence GGCCCCTGGCACTGAGCAACGCATCGAGTTGCCAATCGCTCGCCTTCCCACTCAGACCATGTTGTCCTTACCCGTTCATGTGATCAATGGTCATAGTGATGGTCCACACCTATGGCTCAGTGCAGCAATTCATGGGGATGAACTGAATGGCGTGGAAATTATTCGCCAAGTCTTGGAGCAGGTTAAGCCCAACAAGTTACAGGGAGCCTTGTTAGCCGTCCCCATTGTCAATATATTTGGCTTTATTGAGCAATCCCGGTACCTTCCCGATCGCCGGGATCTCAATCGGTCATTTCCAGGCTCTGCTAAAGGATCATTAGCTGGCCGGATAGCCCACCTATTTATGAAAGAAATAGTAAGCCATTGTAGCCATGGCATTGATCTTCATACTGCATCCAATCATCGGGTTAATTTGCCCCAAATTCGGGCCAATCTAGATGATTCAGAAACTTATCGATGTGCTCAGGCTTTTGGTGCACCTGCCATCATCCACGCCAACACTCGGGATGGGTCTTTACGGCAAGCTGCTGCAAAGCAAGGTATTTCCGTTTTGCTATATGAGTCAGGAGAAGCCCTTCGATTTGACCAAGAGGCTATCAAGGTCGGTGTTGAAGGAGTATTACAGGTGATGTCAGTGTTGAAGATGTTGGATTCCGACTCCACAAACACGCAGGGCACAACACCACAAGAGTCCCGAGATACCAAATGGGTCAGAGCCTCTCAAAGTGGAATTCTACATTTGCAGATAGAGTTGGGACAAGCAGTTAGCAAACGCCAAAAAATTGGCTATATTGCTGATGCATTAGGTGATACTAACAAAAGGGTTCAGTCTCCCTGTGATGGGATGGTCATTGGCTTTACAAAAAACCCTTTAGTCAACCAAGGAGATGGGATCGTTCATATAGCCGCTGGCTCCTTTAGAAATTGA
- a CDS encoding DUF1830 domain-containing protein translates to MLAVEKRPTTLAQRCCCYVNQTAHFQVLRIVNIPYFYFERAVFPGQQLLFETPPTAQIEVYTGSPMSAMLSDRFPCTQLFI, encoded by the coding sequence ATGCTTGCTGTTGAGAAGCGCCCAACTACTTTGGCACAACGCTGTTGTTGCTACGTCAACCAAACCGCTCACTTTCAGGTTTTACGGATTGTCAATATTCCTTACTTTTATTTTGAGCGGGCTGTCTTTCCTGGTCAACAACTCCTCTTTGAGACTCCACCAACTGCCCAGATCGAAGTTTATACAGGTAGCCCCATGAGTGCAATGCTTAGCGATCGCTTTCCTTGCACTCAGCTATTTATTTGA
- a CDS encoding mechanosensitive ion channel family protein, whose protein sequence is MNIINTLLGVEPELQTKLITSLLGLIFVISLRWFALRLLNRRISDPRILYGWRKWVSYVSSGITVLVVGRPWIPELQDISTFLGIVTAGVAVALKEPLVDFVGWVFILSRQPLRVGDRIQIGDQAGDVIDVGIFQFTLMEIGNWVAADQSTGRVVHVPNGKIFQESVANYSQGFQHLWNEVPVLINFESDWKKAKGILLVIANRHAEHLSEAAQSQLKQAAQKYMIFYSKLTPTVYTSVEESGILLTIRYLCEPRQRRGTQEAIWEDILQSFAQEDQISFAYPTQRLIATVHSDDKTL, encoded by the coding sequence ATGAATATAATCAATACCCTGCTGGGCGTAGAGCCAGAGTTGCAGACAAAGCTTATTACATCTCTCTTGGGCTTAATTTTTGTCATCAGTCTCAGATGGTTTGCTCTCCGTCTCCTCAATCGTCGTATTAGTGATCCGCGCATCCTGTATGGATGGCGAAAGTGGGTTAGCTACGTCAGTTCTGGAATTACCGTTTTAGTTGTGGGACGTCCCTGGATTCCTGAACTCCAGGATATCTCGACTTTTCTTGGTATCGTGACAGCGGGTGTGGCAGTGGCCTTGAAAGAACCCCTAGTAGATTTTGTGGGGTGGGTGTTCATTCTCTCTCGGCAGCCTCTACGGGTGGGAGATCGCATCCAAATTGGAGATCAAGCTGGAGACGTGATTGATGTCGGTATTTTTCAATTTACGCTTATGGAGATTGGCAATTGGGTGGCCGCGGATCAAAGTACGGGCCGAGTCGTCCACGTCCCGAACGGTAAAATTTTTCAGGAATCTGTTGCCAATTATTCACAAGGGTTTCAACACCTATGGAATGAAGTGCCTGTCTTGATAAATTTTGAAAGTGATTGGAAGAAAGCCAAAGGTATTTTGTTGGTCATTGCTAACCGCCATGCTGAACATCTAAGCGAAGCCGCCCAATCCCAACTTAAACAGGCGGCCCAAAAGTATATGATCTTCTATTCCAAACTGACACCCACGGTCTATACATCTGTCGAGGAAAGCGGCATTCTACTAACAATTCGCTATCTCTGCGAACCCCGTCAACGGCGTGGAACCCAGGAGGCTATCTGGGAAGATATTTTGCAATCTTTTGCCCAAGAGGATCAAATTTCCTTTGCCTATCCAACTCAGCGGTTGATCGCAACCGTTCATTCTGACGATAAAACTTTATGA
- a CDS encoding HAMP domain-containing sensor histidine kinase, which yields MSANVFASRLARLEGKGFTIRTARDVLLESYDAAWSHSTAWAILVGGITAAFLSFWVASRITRSLIHMEQIIHQVALGDLNERVPASEIPELNRLGRSFNRMAIQLEDVEQRRRELITDLTHELRTPLTIIRGYLEAWEADKLTPNLEAYQLLIQETRRLERLTNDVQELSIAEAGHLSLNLTPLAIKPLVDRLIQTLSAQLDDDGPVLQLDFPANTPFVLADSVRTEQILMNLLSNALRHTTSGTITVQVTSGDHEVWIAVQDTGSGISDDDLPHVFERFWRSKVSKAQSTRNTGIGLAISRRLVELQGGKIVAESQLGVGSTFRFSLPTLT from the coding sequence TTGTCTGCAAACGTATTTGCGAGTCGGCTGGCACGGCTGGAAGGTAAAGGATTCACCATTCGCACCGCACGCGATGTTCTGCTAGAAAGCTATGACGCCGCTTGGAGCCATAGTACTGCCTGGGCAATTCTTGTGGGAGGCATCACTGCCGCATTTTTGAGCTTCTGGGTTGCCAGTAGGATCACTCGTTCCCTGATTCATATGGAGCAAATTATTCATCAGGTCGCTTTGGGTGATCTCAACGAGCGTGTTCCCGCTAGCGAGATTCCTGAACTCAATCGCCTTGGCCGCAGCTTCAACCGGATGGCAATTCAGCTCGAAGATGTCGAACAGCGTAGGAGAGAACTGATCACAGATTTAACCCATGAACTGCGAACACCGTTAACGATCATTCGAGGCTATTTAGAAGCTTGGGAAGCAGATAAATTGACCCCAAATCTAGAGGCGTATCAACTCTTAATCCAAGAAACGCGGCGTCTAGAGCGCCTCACGAATGATGTTCAGGAGCTATCCATAGCAGAAGCTGGACATTTATCCCTAAATTTAACGCCTTTGGCTATCAAGCCGCTGGTAGACAGGCTGATTCAAACCCTTTCAGCTCAACTGGATGATGATGGACCAGTGCTGCAACTCGATTTCCCCGCCAATACTCCTTTTGTGTTAGCTGATTCGGTTCGTACTGAGCAGATCTTGATGAATTTACTCAGTAATGCACTTCGACACACAACATCTGGAACCATTACTGTCCAGGTTACATCGGGAGACCATGAAGTTTGGATTGCGGTCCAAGATACAGGTTCAGGGATTTCTGATGATGATCTCCCTCATGTTTTTGAGCGGTTTTGGCGTTCTAAAGTATCAAAAGCACAATCTACCCGAAACACAGGCATTGGACTCGCAATATCACGCCGCCTCGTAGAGCTACAAGGCGGGAAAATTGTGGCTGAAAGTCAATTGGGAGTGGGGAGTACCTTCCGCTTTTCTTTGCCTACTTTAACCTGA
- a CDS encoding response regulator transcription factor, with translation MKPSILIVEDEIEIARFIQQLLEQEDFACQSCHDGLDALRFYQQLQPDLIILDLKLPGLDGLEVCTRIRKQANTKDPYILMLTAKGEEIDRVIGLSTGADDYLVKPFSPIELVARVRALLRRSLRQTEAAQVYRTEHFTVDMEQHRAYQHMSSTDELLELTMLEFKLMATFTSTPGRVWNRMQLLDKLWGDDYFGEERVVDTQIARLRKKIEPDPSQPTFIKTVKGVGYRFEDTPGT, from the coding sequence ATGAAGCCATCTATTTTGATTGTTGAAGATGAAATTGAAATCGCTCGATTTATCCAGCAGCTCCTTGAACAAGAAGACTTTGCATGTCAAAGCTGCCATGATGGATTAGACGCACTACGATTTTATCAACAATTACAGCCAGATCTAATCATCCTCGATCTGAAGCTCCCTGGTTTGGATGGTCTTGAAGTCTGTACTCGTATTCGCAAACAGGCTAACACCAAAGATCCTTATATATTAATGCTAACTGCTAAGGGCGAAGAAATTGATCGAGTGATTGGATTATCGACTGGTGCTGATGATTACTTGGTCAAACCTTTTAGCCCCATTGAGCTAGTGGCGAGGGTCCGAGCGTTGTTACGACGCAGTCTGAGACAAACTGAGGCTGCTCAAGTCTATAGAACTGAGCACTTTACGGTTGATATGGAACAGCACCGAGCCTATCAACATATGTCATCAACAGATGAACTCCTAGAGCTAACGATGTTGGAGTTTAAGTTGATGGCGACATTTACGAGTACTCCTGGCCGTGTTTGGAACCGCATGCAGCTGCTTGATAAGCTCTGGGGCGATGATTATTTTGGCGAGGAAAGGGTTGTGGATACTCAAATTGCTCGGCTACGAAAAAAAATTGAACCTGATCCATCGCAACCTACGTTTATTAAGACTGTCAAGGGGGTCGGGTATCGGTTTGAAGATACTCCTGGAACCTAA
- a CDS encoding RNA-guided endonuclease TnpB family protein → MIVLEFKARTSQHQTSAIDEAIRTAQFIRNKCLRFWMDNKGTGKYDLNKFCRVLANDFPFAKQLNSMARQASAERAWSSISRFYENCKQGIKPVGFPRFKKHSRSVEYKTSGWKLLSPKKIKFTDGFNIGELRLIGTYDLASYDESQIKRVRLVRRADGYYVQFCISVDVKIELEPTGNTIGLDVGLESFYTDSNGYKEPPEKFYRSSQKKRHRLQKRLSRTQKSSANRHKAIHRLARHELKVSRQRKERAKRLALCVIQSNDLVVYENLRIRNMVKNHCLAQSIHDAGWYQFRQWLEYFGKKYGKVTVAVEPAYTSQECSDCGVLVKKSLSTRTHVCACGCKLDRDENAAINILRKGIATTGHVGSGLLDSQNASGDEAATVLNSGLMQQVTSLKEESPAIPVGLAG, encoded by the coding sequence ATGATTGTACTAGAGTTTAAAGCAAGAACCAGTCAGCATCAAACAAGTGCGATTGATGAAGCCATCAGGACAGCTCAATTCATTCGTAATAAGTGCTTGCGCTTTTGGATGGATAACAAAGGTACAGGCAAATACGACTTAAACAAGTTTTGTAGAGTTCTTGCTAATGATTTTCCTTTTGCTAAGCAACTCAACTCAATGGCTCGGCAGGCAAGTGCTGAAAGAGCTTGGAGTTCAATCAGTCGCTTCTATGAGAATTGCAAACAGGGTATAAAGCCCGTTGGCTTTCCAAGGTTTAAGAAGCATTCTCGGTCAGTGGAATACAAAACCTCTGGGTGGAAGCTTCTGAGTCCTAAAAAGATTAAATTCACTGACGGTTTTAATATTGGTGAGCTGCGTTTAATCGGGACTTATGACTTAGCAAGCTATGACGAGAGTCAAATCAAGCGAGTCAGGTTAGTTCGTAGAGCAGATGGCTACTATGTGCAATTCTGCATCAGCGTTGATGTCAAAATTGAGCTAGAACCCACCGGCAACACCATTGGCTTAGATGTGGGCTTAGAGTCCTTCTACACCGATAGCAACGGCTACAAAGAACCTCCTGAAAAGTTTTATCGCAGTTCTCAAAAGAAACGTCATCGGTTACAAAAACGATTGAGCAGGACTCAAAAAAGTTCAGCGAATCGGCATAAAGCTATTCATCGCCTAGCCAGACATGAATTAAAAGTCTCACGGCAGCGTAAAGAAAGGGCTAAGAGACTGGCCCTTTGCGTGATCCAATCTAACGATTTGGTTGTTTATGAGAACTTGAGGATTCGCAATATGGTGAAGAACCACTGTCTGGCTCAGTCGATCCATGATGCAGGCTGGTATCAGTTCAGACAGTGGCTGGAGTACTTTGGGAAAAAGTATGGCAAGGTCACCGTGGCTGTGGAACCTGCATACACCTCTCAAGAATGTTCTGATTGTGGTGTACTCGTTAAAAAGTCTTTGTCTACTCGAACTCATGTTTGTGCATGTGGCTGCAAGTTAGACAGGGATGAGAATGCAGCCATCAATATCTTGAGAAAAGGAATCGCTACCACAGGGCATGTGGGAAGCGGGCTACTCGATAGTCAAAACGCTTCTGGAGATGAGGCCGCTACTGTGTTGAACTCAGGTTTAATGCAGCAAGTCACGTCGCTGAAAGAAGAATCTCCTGCTATACCCGTAGGGTTAGCGGGATGA
- a CDS encoding PRC-barrel domain-containing protein — protein MSTQEGALITYSSLLNRQVTNEAASERLGRVTQVWLNYQDHQVIGFTCRLGVLDNDPCTFPWDQIATLEAQRILVKTIPTPYQNVTTNLELERQIVVDTHITHEVWTSTGNFVGKISDCRIYPYSGMVMDYILTVRSLRRLTAQRFYLPPTSILSVGRGWMTVIDDFMQEIEPVSSELTLANFPTAELA, from the coding sequence ATGTCAACTCAAGAAGGCGCATTAATCACTTATAGTAGTTTGCTCAACCGTCAGGTCACCAATGAAGCTGCTTCTGAAAGATTGGGGCGTGTCACCCAAGTCTGGCTGAATTACCAAGATCACCAAGTGATAGGATTCACTTGCCGTTTGGGAGTATTGGACAACGATCCCTGTACTTTCCCATGGGATCAGATTGCTACTCTCGAAGCCCAAAGAATTCTAGTGAAAACCATTCCCACGCCTTATCAAAATGTCACTACGAATCTTGAGCTAGAAAGGCAGATTGTAGTAGATACTCACATCACTCATGAGGTTTGGACTAGTACCGGCAACTTCGTGGGTAAGATTTCGGACTGTCGTATTTATCCCTACTCTGGGATGGTCATGGATTATATTCTTACAGTGAGAAGTCTTAGACGGCTTACGGCCCAAAGATTCTATCTGCCTCCTACCTCGATTCTCTCTGTTGGTCGGGGATGGATGACAGTGATAGACGACTTTATGCAGGAGATAGAACCTGTATCCAGCGAGTTGACCTTAGCTAACTTTCCTACCGCTGAGTTGGCATAG
- a CDS encoding PRC-barrel domain-containing protein produces MTNTPQYVVQYSYFLGREVLDVNTTKPLGRISEVWVDLSDQEVLGFNCRAGFWDFDPCTYPLSQIRMLNDQQIAVDPTMELSPSLMSNLLSGSSVISGDCINHGVWTQRGKWIGDVKDYNFDLRSGEIINYLCTEKSENGAIKRQFPVPNYSVVNAGLGWLQVDEFVLPLGDIEIEEVLISNHLSIVG; encoded by the coding sequence ATGACTAATACCCCACAGTATGTTGTTCAATACTCTTATTTCCTTGGTCGTGAAGTATTGGATGTTAACACGACTAAACCTCTTGGCAGAATCTCAGAAGTGTGGGTTGATTTATCCGATCAAGAAGTGTTGGGATTTAACTGCCGTGCTGGTTTTTGGGATTTCGATCCATGCACCTATCCATTGAGTCAGATTCGGATGCTCAATGATCAGCAAATTGCCGTGGACCCTACTATGGAGTTAAGCCCATCTTTAATGTCCAATCTGTTGTCAGGCAGTTCAGTTATTTCAGGTGATTGTATCAATCATGGGGTTTGGACACAGAGAGGAAAGTGGATCGGTGATGTAAAGGATTACAATTTTGACCTTCGCTCTGGTGAAATTATTAACTATCTATGTACAGAGAAAAGCGAGAACGGAGCGATCAAGCGACAGTTTCCAGTGCCCAACTATAGTGTTGTCAATGCTGGTTTAGGGTGGCTTCAGGTGGATGAGTTCGTATTACCTCTAGGTGATATTGAGATTGAGGAAGTACTGATTTCTAATCACCTATCAATAGTGGGCTAG
- a CDS encoding Hsp20/alpha crystallin family protein, producing MMIRYWNPIEEVDSVHRQIDNLFEGILDTDESQTYASWTPTIDLWDRGDALILKTFLPGVKAENLDIQATHESISIFGVRHPEELKEETKRLFSDISYGCFRRASKLPVAIQNTKVEASFDQGILILTLPKVEREQNKVVKVNFLSENNNSETSQTALEASHTSEAS from the coding sequence ATGATGATTCGTTACTGGAACCCAATTGAAGAAGTAGATTCAGTTCACCGTCAAATTGATAATCTTTTTGAAGGAATACTCGATACTGATGAATCCCAAACCTATGCAAGTTGGACGCCAACTATAGATCTATGGGATAGAGGTGACGCTCTAATTCTGAAAACCTTTTTACCCGGTGTAAAAGCAGAGAACTTAGACATCCAAGCTACTCATGAATCTATTTCAATCTTTGGAGTACGTCATCCTGAGGAGCTGAAGGAAGAAACAAAAAGGCTATTCTCAGACATTAGCTATGGTTGCTTCCGTCGAGCCAGCAAACTACCTGTCGCCATTCAAAATACAAAAGTCGAGGCGTCTTTTGACCAAGGCATTCTTATTCTTACGCTACCTAAAGTTGAAAGAGAACAGAATAAAGTGGTCAAAGTAAACTTTTTAAGTGAAAACAATAATAGTGAGACTTCTCAGACCGCATTAGAAGCTAGCCATACTTCTGAAGCAAGCTAA